A section of the Palaemon carinicauda isolate YSFRI2023 unplaced genomic scaffold, ASM3689809v2 scaffold244, whole genome shotgun sequence genome encodes:
- the LOC137636172 gene encoding zinc finger protein 665-like, producing CSECGKTFSNEFNLTVHLRIHTGEKPYKCNVCSKAFDAKSPLTKHLRIHTGERPYKCDVCSKSFSSQYSLAAHSTIHTGEKPYKCNVCSKTFFSKYRVTKHLRVHTGEKPYKCNVCSKTFTQKHNLIVHSRLHKGEKPYKCNICSKTFNTKSYLTIHLRVHTGEKPYKCDVCSKTFIKKSYLTVHSRLHTGEKPYKCNVCSKTFNTKSHLTTHLRIHTGEMPYKCDVCNKTFNTKSHLTIHSRIHTGEMPYKCDVCSKTFITKQCLIIYSRNHTGEKPYKCNVCSKTFNTKQSLTIHTRIHTGEKPYKCDVCSKTFIENHSLNKHLRIHTGEKPYKCNVCRKTFSSQYSLAAHSTIHTGEKPYKCNVCSKTFFSKYSLTVYLRVHTGEKPYKCNVCSKTFTQKHNLTEHLRIHTGERPYKCNVCNKFFTSKKYLTKHKKSHERSIPVL from the coding sequence tgcagtgaatgtgggaaaacgtTTTCTAATGAATTTAATCTTACtgtgcatttaagaattcacacgggagagaagccatacaaatgcaatgtctgtagcaaagcatttgaTGCAAAATCACCTCTCactaaacatttaagaattcacacgggagagaggccatacaagtgtgatgtctgtagcaaaTCATTTTCTTCGCAATACAGTCTCGCTGCACATTCaacaattcacacgggagagaagccatacaaatgtaatgtctgtagcaaaacatttttttcgaaatacagagtcactaaacatttaagagttcacacgggagagaagccttacaaatgtaatgtctgtagcaaaacatttacccagaaacaCAATCTCATTGTACATTCAAGACTTCACaagggagagaagccatacaagtgcaatatctgtagcaaaacatttaatacaaaatcatatctcactatacatttaagagttcacacgggagagaagccatacaagtgcgatgtctgtagcaaaacatttattaaaaaaagttatctcactgtacattcaagacttcacacaggagagaagccatacaagtgcaatgtctgtagcaaaacatttaatacaaaatcacatctcactacacatttaagaattcacacgggagagatgccatacaagtgcgatgtctgtaacaaaacatttaatacaaaatcacatctcactatacattcaagaattcacacgggagagatgccatacaagtgcgatgtctgtagcaaaacatttattacaaaacagtGTCTCATTATATATTCAAGaaatcacacgggagagaagccatacaaatgcaatgtctgtagcaaaacatttaatacaaaacaaagtctcacTATACAtacaagaattcacacgggagagaagccatacaagtgcgatgtctgtagcaaaacatttattgaaAATCATAGTCTCaataaacatttaagaattcacacgggagagaagccatacaagtgcaacgTCTGTAGAAAAACATTTTCTTCGCAATACAGTCTCGCTGCACATTCaacaattcacacgggagagaagccatacaaatgtaatgtctgtagcaaaacatttttttCGAAATACAGTCTCACTGTATatttaagagttcacacgggagagaagccatacaagtgtaatgtctgtagcaaaacatttacccagaaacacaatctcactgaacatttaagaattcacacgggagagaggccatacaagtgCAACGTCTGTAACAAATTCTTTACTTCGAAAAAATatctcactaaacataagaaatcacatgagagatctattccagtgttatga